ATGGTTTTTTGAACCCTTCTTAGCGACAGAGCTACCGCTGATTCAAATCTTGACTAATGGACAGGAAATTCTAAACGATCCCAGAATCGTGGCCCAAATGAAAATAATCGATAACGGACCTGGCGAATTGAATTACATCGATAATCATCCAACTGACTACGACGGGCAAGTCGCAATTGAAATAAGAGGCGAATCTTCTCAATTTTTTGAGAAGAAGAATTACGCCTTTGAAACTCAAACAGAAGACGGTGAGAACAGCAATGTTTCCCTATTGGGAATGCCCTCAGAAAACGACTGGATTCTTCACGGACCCTATTCTGACAAGAGCTTGATCAGAAATGCGCTCACTTTCGAAATGGGGAATGACATCATGGAGTATGCCTCCAGAACCCGCTTTTGCGAACTGATCATCAACGATGATTACCGCGGAGTTTACCTGCTTATGGAGAAGATCAAGCAGGACGATTCGAGGGTGGATATCGCTACCCTCCTACCCGAAGACATCGAAGGTGATGAGCTGACAGGCGGATATATTTTGGAGATCGACAGGGACAATTTCGAAATAGAAGAGGACGGCTTTTACTCCTCCTTTCCATTGTATGCCTTTTATACTTTTCACGATCCTGACTTCGATCAATTAATGCCCGAGCAGAAAGCATACATCCAAGAATGGATTTACGATTTCGAATTGGCCTTGTACCTATCCGGTTACGAATCGACTTATCAAAACTACCTCGATATTGAATCGTTCATAGACTACTTTCTGATCAATGAATTGACAAAGCAGATTGATGCGTTCAAGCTTAGCTTTTACATGTATAAGCAAAAAGACAGCAATGGAGGGAAGCTTCACATGGGGCCTATTTGGGATTTCAATCTAGGGTATAGCAATTTCGATTTTGCCTGCGACCCCAATCCCGAAGGTTGGATTTACCCCTGCACGGCGTGGCCGTTTTGGGTAGAGAGGTTAATGACTATTGACGAGGTGCAGGATCAAATGTATTGCCGCTGGCAGCAATTGAGAGAAGATAAATTGGAAACTGCATTTTTGATGAATCGAATTGATTCGCTGGTCAATCACATTGGCCCTGCCGCCGATCGAAATTTCGAGCGATACGATGTGCTCGGAAACTATGTTTGGCCCAATGTCTTTATCGGTGAGACCTATGATGAAGAGGTAGAGTATATGCGCGATTGGCTCCTCCAAAGACTCCTTTGGATGGATCAAAACATGTTTGGTAGTACGAGCGCAAACTGCAGCGAAATTCTCAGCTTGAATGTGGAACAATCCAATACACCTTTGAAGGTTTACCCCAATCCTTTTACCGACAAGGTGACATTCTCTTTCAGTGATGAAGCGAATACGAGAGGTGAAGTCTTGATCTATACGGTCACGGGAGAAGTAGTCTTAAGGTTCAGTCCTTCAGAAGGTCTATCCGACGGATTCTCTCAACTCAACAGTGGCATCTATTTTTTTGAATATCGAATAGAAAATCAACCCGTTCAACAGGGTAAACTTGTGAAACAATAGTGCTTAGAGCCAACACTTGACTTAATTCCCTTGAAAATCATCGCAGAAACCAAGCGTTTAACCTTACGCGAACTGACCGTCGAAGATGCCGCGGACTTTTACCGTCTCAATGAGAGTCTCGAAGTCTTGAAATACACTGGCGATTCTCCTTTCGCCTCTCTTAGGGAGGCAGAAAGTTTTCTTGAAAACTACTCCGACTACGAGCAAAATGGTTTTGGTCGCTGGGCAGTGCTCGAAAAGGACAGCGGCAGATTCTTAGGCTGGTGCGGCTTGAAGATCAACGAGGAAAACCAAGTCGATTTGGGCTTTCGATTTTTTGAAGAATATTGGGGAAAGGGCTATGCCACCGAAGCAGCCCGGGCTTGCTTGAAGGTAGGCTTTGAGCGCTTCAATCTTGAAGAAATCATCGGAAGAGCCAACAAGGAGAATACCGCTTCCATCCGAGTTCTTGAGAAAATTGGTATGCATTTTTGGAAAGTTGCCGAGGCCCATGGGATCGACTGTGCGTTTTACTATCGGTTGAATCAGGAGAGCTGGAGTCACCTTAAGAGGTCACCTTCACTATAGTCCTTCAGCCATTCATAAATAAAAAGCTCAAATCCGAACCTAAATCCAGCCTTTGGATTGACTAATGTATATTGCACCACTTTCACGGATATAGCCCTCTCCTGTACAAATAATAAACTGAGAATTACCTATCCAACAAATCAATCTTAAACCATGAAAAAGCCAATTTTCGCAGTAGCATTGCTTATTGCAATAGCCAGCTGTAACTCACCCAATCCTGAAGAAACAAAAACAGAGGAATCAGGAACAGCAGAACAGGCCGTTACCAAAGCCGTTTCTACAGAAGCCGACTTCTTTGCTGCCGACGGAATTATTGTGACCCCCGAAATGTATCCCACTTTTGAAACATCACGCCAAATTTTGAAAAGCCAAGACTTGGTGGGAGTGAACAAGTTTAACCACAAGCCACAGCTCACGCCTACAGATCAACAACCGGTAGTGCGTATGAATAGAGATACCTACTATTCAATGGCAGTTGTTGATGTTTCTGAAGGCGCGACAATTACGATGCCCGAAATCCCCGAGGGGAAATACATGTCGATTCAGCCGGTTACCCAAGATCACCGAATTCAAGCCATGCAATATGGTCCCGGCACGTATGATTTAACGACTCATTTTGGCACGCACCTTTACGTTGTTGTTCGTCTTGATGCCACTTTCACCGAAGCTGAGGCGAAAGAAATTCACGATAAAATGAGCATCGATGCAAAATCAGCCAACACTTTTACCGCAATGCCGGTGAACGAGGAGTCATTCACGGAAGTTGAAGACGCCTTAAAAGCTAAAATGCCTTCTGTCATACGACGTGATGGTGTCGATGCCTTAAAGGGAATGTTCACCGACCCGCGCGATGATTCGAATCAATTGTTCACCGAAGAGAAATACGAATTAGGTGCAGCGCTCGGCTGGGGTGGAGCCCAAATGGTAGATAATATTTATGAATTATCAGGCAATTACTCCACGGACAGTTGCTACCAAATGACTTTTGAAGATCCCATGAACCTGGCTTTCTGGTCTATTACCGTTTACAACAAGAAGGGTTTTATGTTTAACGACCTGGCCAATTACAGTTCCAACACAGCCACGGCCAATGAAGATGGAACGTACACGGTAAGTTTTGGCTGCGGAATGGATGCCCCTAACAATATGGAGATTGACAACCCGTCAGGCGTATTTAACATTGCCGTGCGTCACTACCAACCGTCCAAAAGAGTCCTTGAGGATGATTACCGTTTGGTACCGTTGATGAAAACAGTCTCTGTCGCAAAGTGAGAGCTGACTTCATCAGTTGACAGCGGAAAAGTCAAATCGATTAAAAGAAAGACGCTCCCTTTGAGGGTGCGTCTTTTTATTGACGCCAAGCGACTCATAGCGAGGAAATGCAGCCATTCCCCTCATGGACTTTTCAACAATTCTCCACAACCGCTTTTACCCAAGGCGGCTTCTTATTTTGACGATCGATTGGCGAGAGTAGGATGTGTCTAGATAAGTCTTAGAAATGACTTGAGCAAGGTGGATAGAATTGCCTAATTTCAGAACATGAAAAAACTAAAGAAAGAAGACATTAATCAGGAGGTTTTCGACTTATACGATGATTACGCTCACAACAAAATCGATAGAAAAGTATTCGTCGAAAAACTGGGACTGTATGCAGTAGGTGGTATAACCGTTTCATCGCTACTCAGCTTCATCGTACCTGATTACATTAATTCAGTTTTGATCAAGCAGGATGACCCAAGACTAGATTCTACCTCTATTACCTACTCCTCTCTAAAAGGAGGTGGAGATATTCGTGGTCTGCTTTCGAAACCAAAAAAGGAAAAGAAGAAGTTGCCGGGTATTATCGTTGTTCATGAAAACCGAGGTCTCAATCCCTATATTGAAGATGTAGGACGAAGAGCTGCACTGGCAGGGTTTATCACTTTAGCGCCCGATGCGCTTACACCGCTTGGTGGCTATCCGGGCAATGACGATGACGGAAGAGCTTTGCAAAAACAGCGCGACCGCAATGATATGCTCGAAGACTTTATTGCAGCCTATGAGTACCTTAAGGCTCATAATGATTGCAACGGTAAAGTAGGTGTAGTTGGTTTTTGTTTTGGAGGCTGGGCATCTAACATGATGGCGGTTAAAGTTCCTACCCTATCGGCTGCTGTGCCTTATTACGGAGGTCAACCCTCTGACGAAGAAGCGGCCCAGATCAATGCGCCGCTGATGCTTCACTTTGCAGGATTGGACACAAGAGTCAATGAAGGTTGGCCCGATTATGAAAAAGCGCTAAAGGCGAACGACAAAGATTACGAAGCGTTTATGTATCCCGAAGTCAACCACGGATTTCACAACAACACTACCCCCCGATACGACGAAGAAGCTGCCTTGCTATCGTGGAACCGCACCCTCGCTTTTTTCAAAGACAAGCTGGTTTAGGACAATCTATTCCGGGACATAGCGCAAAGCGGAATGGAATGAGAAAGGGGTAAAAACTTTCTTAAAATGATGTTGAGTTATTGAACCGCTGAGGCTATGCGAATAATCACTCCGAGCTTTACTAGCATATGTAGCCATTTCATTTCCAGCCTATCAGTCCATGATCTTTCTTAATTCCAATGTATCAGAATTCAGTCTCACGGTCAGCACTACTTCTACTGGAGCATACCCCTCTTCTTTCTTATAAGACTCCCGAACAAAAGTTCCATCAAACGCATAGTTCCATATTATCTTTTCGCTGAATCGTCTACCCATAAGATCTGATAAAATCCTTAACTCATCAACCTTCTTGAAGTTATCCGAAGCTTGGATGTCATTGATAATCCTTTCTATGTCCTCAGAAGATAAGAGAAAGCGCGTTGTTTGGTGGTAATCTGCTACCCCTACGATGTCATTTTCCAGAATCTCAAAATCATCTGCCAACTCAAATCCCAAAGTGGCCAGATCCTCTTTGGCATCTAATTTCATATATAGTTGAGACTCAAAAAGCAATGAAAATGAGGGTAATAGAACCACCATGTATAATATTGCGGCCACTACGATTCCCGACTTTTTGTATCCCGCTTTATTAAGCAGATAGTATGCAAAAGGTGCCAGAATGAGCAGAATCAAACCAATCAAGCATAAGACAATAATGCCAACTCCCATCTTCTAATAGTTAATAAATAGTCATGAAAGTACGCCATCTCTTCAAGCATTTAAAAAATG
This genomic window from Cryomorphaceae bacterium 1068 contains:
- a CDS encoding DUF1214 domain-containing protein, with translation MKKPIFAVALLIAIASCNSPNPEETKTEESGTAEQAVTKAVSTEADFFAADGIIVTPEMYPTFETSRQILKSQDLVGVNKFNHKPQLTPTDQQPVVRMNRDTYYSMAVVDVSEGATITMPEIPEGKYMSIQPVTQDHRIQAMQYGPGTYDLTTHFGTHLYVVVRLDATFTEAEAKEIHDKMSIDAKSANTFTAMPVNEESFTEVEDALKAKMPSVIRRDGVDALKGMFTDPRDDSNQLFTEEKYELGAALGWGGAQMVDNIYELSGNYSTDSCYQMTFEDPMNLAFWSITVYNKKGFMFNDLANYSSNTATANEDGTYTVSFGCGMDAPNNMEIDNPSGVFNIAVRHYQPSKRVLEDDYRLVPLMKTVSVAK
- a CDS encoding CotH kinase family protein, which produces MTETNRLCILFSLLFACFGSYGQTEIDHWETAVYSDDVWSFRLGTSAPPQDWMMPDFDDSSWLSGQGGIGYGDGDDNTEIDPVHSLFLRIDFDLIDTSLITMAIFHADYDDAFVAYLNGTEIGRGNIGDPTAILEYNESPPTDQEAVLYTGGLPEAFPLYPFTFDQLVQEGQNTLAIQVNNFLITSSDLSGNFFFSLGITDSSFNYGPTPEWFFEPFLATELPLIQILTNGQEILNDPRIVAQMKIIDNGPGELNYIDNHPTDYDGQVAIEIRGESSQFFEKKNYAFETQTEDGENSNVSLLGMPSENDWILHGPYSDKSLIRNALTFEMGNDIMEYASRTRFCELIINDDYRGVYLLMEKIKQDDSRVDIATLLPEDIEGDELTGGYILEIDRDNFEIEEDGFYSSFPLYAFYTFHDPDFDQLMPEQKAYIQEWIYDFELALYLSGYESTYQNYLDIESFIDYFLINELTKQIDAFKLSFYMYKQKDSNGGKLHMGPIWDFNLGYSNFDFACDPNPEGWIYPCTAWPFWVERLMTIDEVQDQMYCRWQQLREDKLETAFLMNRIDSLVNHIGPAADRNFERYDVLGNYVWPNVFIGETYDEEVEYMRDWLLQRLLWMDQNMFGSTSANCSEILSLNVEQSNTPLKVYPNPFTDKVTFSFSDEANTRGEVLIYTVTGEVVLRFSPSEGLSDGFSQLNSGIYFFEYRIENQPVQQGKLVKQ
- a CDS encoding GNAT family N-acetyltransferase encodes the protein MKIIAETKRLTLRELTVEDAADFYRLNESLEVLKYTGDSPFASLREAESFLENYSDYEQNGFGRWAVLEKDSGRFLGWCGLKINEENQVDLGFRFFEEYWGKGYATEAARACLKVGFERFNLEEIIGRANKENTASIRVLEKIGMHFWKVAEAHGIDCAFYYRLNQESWSHLKRSPSL
- a CDS encoding dienelactone hydrolase family protein; protein product: MKKLKKEDINQEVFDLYDDYAHNKIDRKVFVEKLGLYAVGGITVSSLLSFIVPDYINSVLIKQDDPRLDSTSITYSSLKGGGDIRGLLSKPKKEKKKLPGIIVVHENRGLNPYIEDVGRRAALAGFITLAPDALTPLGGYPGNDDDGRALQKQRDRNDMLEDFIAAYEYLKAHNDCNGKVGVVGFCFGGWASNMMAVKVPTLSAAVPYYGGQPSDEEAAQINAPLMLHFAGLDTRVNEGWPDYEKALKANDKDYEAFMYPEVNHGFHNNTTPRYDEEAALLSWNRTLAFFKDKLV